In Camelina sativa cultivar DH55 chromosome 16, Cs, whole genome shotgun sequence, a single window of DNA contains:
- the LOC104750729 gene encoding pentatricopeptide repeat-containing protein At5g24830, translated as MALFISCGEVSSSQVTVLRLLNQSLDFVSDNVARIFAPIFTNLRDFEMRLSCIERPQSTPVNHPHSCTENWFSDKKDYDQKGDPEAIFNVLDSILKSSLDRLTSLRESVCRTKSFDYDDSLSIHSSIMRDLCLQGKLDAALWLRKKMMQSGFIPGLITHNHLINGLCKLGYIDKADGLVREMREMGPSPNCVSYNTLMKGLCSVNNVDKALYLFSTMSKYGIKPNRVTCNIIVHALCQKGVIGNNNTKLLEEILDSSQANAPLDLVTCTILMDSYFKSGHVVQALKIWKEMSQKNVSADSVVYNVIIRGLCSSGNMVAAYGFMCDMVKRGVSPDIFTYNTLISALCKEGKFDEACDLHGTMQNVGVAPDQISYKVIIQGLCIQGDVDRANEFLLSMLKSYLLPEVLLWNVVIDGYGRSGDTSSALSVLNLMFSYGVKPNIYTYNALIHGYVKGKRFFDAWRFKHQMRSTEIHPDTVTYNLLVGAACTWGRLRLAFQLYYEMPKRGCQPDIITYTELVRGLCWKGRLKEAESLLSRMQVTGGITMDHVPFLILVKKYTRLQRPEEAHLVYKKWLVTRNAGVSCPSILKHMHTEEQ; from the exons ATGGCT CTTTTCATTTCTTGTGGGGAAGTTTCATCTTCTCAAGTCACTGTACTTCGCTTACTCAACCAAAGCCTTGATTTTGTCAGCGACAATGTTGCTAGGATCTTTGCTCCTATTTTCACCAACCTGAG GGACTTTGAAATGCGTCTTTCTTGTATTGAACGTCCTCAATCCACTCCTGTCAATCATCCTCACTCGTGCACTGAGAATTGGTTTTCTGATAAAAAAGATTATGACCAAAAGGGAGACCCGGAAGCTATTTTTAATGTATTGGATTCGATTTTGAAAAGCAGTTTGGATCGTCTGACTTCTTTGAG GGAGAGTGTATGTCGGACGAAGAGCTTTGATTATGATGATTCTTTGTCTATTCACTCGTCTATAATGAGGGATCTCTGTTTACAAGGGAAGTTGGATGCTGCTCTCTGGCTACGGAAAAAAATGATGCAGAGTGGATTTATTCCAGGTTTGATCACGCACAATCATCTTATAAACGGGTTGTGTAAGTTAGGTTATATCGACAAGGCAGATGGGCTTGTTAGAGAGATGAGGGAGATGGGTCCTTCTCCCAACTGTGTTTCGTATAACACTTTGATGAAGGGTCTTTGCAGTGTTAACAATGTAGATAAAGCTCTGTATCTCTTCAGTACTATGAGTAAATATGGTATTAAGCCAAATAGAGTGACTTGCAACATAATCGTGCATGCACTTTGCCAGAAAGGTGTTATaggtaacaacaacacaaaactccTTGAAGAGATCTTAGATAGTAGCCAGGCGAACGCACCCTTAGATTTAGTCACCTGTACCATTCTGATGGATAGTTATTTTAAGAGTGGACATGTGGTTCAAGCCCTTAAGATTTGGAAGGAGATGTCACAGAAAAATGTATCTGCTGATTCAGTTGTGTATAATGTCATTATTCGTGGGTTATGTTCGAGTGGAAACATGGTAGCTGCTTATGGGTTCATGTGTGACATGGTAAAGAGAGGAGTAAGTCCTGATATTTTCACTTACAACACTCTCATCAGCGCCTTGTGCAAAGAGGGAAAGTTTGATGAGGCATGTGATCTCCATGGTACCATGCAAAATGTCGGTGTTGCTCCTGATCAGATTTCATACAAAGTTATCATTCAAGGTCTATGTATACAAGGAGATGTGGACAGGGCGAACGAGTTCCTTCTAAGCATGCTAAAAAGTTATTTGCTTCCAGAGGTTCTGCTATGGAATGTTGTTATTGATGGTTATGGAAGAAGTGGAGATACTAGCAGTGCTTTATCTGTCCTAAATCTAATGTTTTCTTATGGTGTTAAACCAAATATTTACACATACAATGCTCTGATTCATGGGTATGTGAAAGGCAAAAGGTTCTTTGATGCGTGGCGGTTCAAGCATCAAATGCGATCTACCGAAATCCACCCAGATACTGTCACCTATAATCTGCTAGTAGGTGCTGCTTGTACATGGGGTCGCTTGCGGTTGGCGTTTCAGTTGTATTATGAAATGCCGAAAAGGGGATGTCAACCTGATATCATTACTTATACTGAGCTGGTTAGAGGTCTCTGTTGGAAGGGTCGACTGAAGGAGGCCGAAAGCCTTTTGTCGAGAATGCAAGTAACTGGTGGTATTACAATGGATCATGTTCCATTTTTGATACTAGTAAAGAAATATACCAGATTGCAGCGACCAGAGGAGGCGCATTTAGTTTACAAAAAGTGGTTAGTGACGAGGAACGCAGGAGTTTCATGTCCAAGCATCCTAAAGCACATGCATACAGAAGAACAGTAA